A region of Dermochelys coriacea isolate rDerCor1 chromosome 1, rDerCor1.pri.v4, whole genome shotgun sequence DNA encodes the following proteins:
- the LOC119849937 gene encoding distal-less-like protein DLX-3 isoform X2 produces MALPRIPSIAAGPHVVAAAPSRDPPHSQRGGQERKKRKRNLYSRNQLHILESFFRREKYPNLPEAEMLSGMTGLTYQQIRIWFQNRRGKHRRLYTGDGTPGSSLCTLQCCAHSCNDPFSLFHWPALPGSPGPDPGMQWALQGPESSAFDSRINLPPLPPPSTPTDFQACNTWAPQTSIGTSPTAVHPVTINSSFLHFSQIQSMESLELSQLINAGDSLLSSFCMDSQGNSQWGPNHGDSQPW; encoded by the exons atggccTTGCCCCGGATCCCGTCCATTGCTGCTGGGCCCCATGTGGTGGCAGCTGCCCCCAGCAGGGATCCCCCCCACAGTCAGAGGGGAGGGcaagagaggaagaagaggaagaggaactTGTACAGCAGGAATCAGCTGCACATCCTGGAGTCCTTCTTCCGTCGAGAGAAATATCCCAACCTGCCTGAGGCTGAAATGCTGTCGGGGATGACGGGACTCACCTATCAACAG ATCCGGATTTGGTTCCAGAATAGAAGGGGGAAGCACCGGAGACTTTACACTGGAGACGGGACACCTGGGAGCAGTCTCTGTACCCTGCAG TGCTGTGCACACTCCTGCAATGATCCTTTCTCCCTGTTTCATTGGCCAGCACTTCCTGGATCCCCAGGACCTGATCCAGGGATGCAGTGGGCTCTGCAGGGACCAGAAAGTTCTGCCTTTGACTCCAGAATtaacctgcctcccctcccacccccctccacgCCTACGGATTTCCAAGCCTGCAACACATGGGCCCCACAGACCAGCATAGGaacctctcccactgctgtgCACCCTGTGACCATCAACTCCAGCTTCCTCCACTTCTCTCAGATTCAGTCCATGGAGTCTCTGGAGCTGTCACAGTTGATCAATGCCGGTGACTCTCTGCTCTCTTCATTCTGTATGGATTCCCAAGGGAATTCACAGTGGGGGCCCAACCATGGGGATAGCCAGCCCTGGTGA
- the LOC119849937 gene encoding distal-less-like protein DLX-3 isoform X1 yields the protein MALPRIPSIAAGPHVVAAAPSRDPPHSQRGGQERKKRKRNLYSRNQLHILESFFRREKYPNLPEAEMLSGMTGLTYQQIRIWFQNRRGKHRRLYTGDGTPGSSLCTLQTQCCAHSCNDPFSLFHWPALPGSPGPDPGMQWALQGPESSAFDSRINLPPLPPPSTPTDFQACNTWAPQTSIGTSPTAVHPVTINSSFLHFSQIQSMESLELSQLINAGDSLLSSFCMDSQGNSQWGPNHGDSQPW from the exons atggccTTGCCCCGGATCCCGTCCATTGCTGCTGGGCCCCATGTGGTGGCAGCTGCCCCCAGCAGGGATCCCCCCCACAGTCAGAGGGGAGGGcaagagaggaagaagaggaagaggaactTGTACAGCAGGAATCAGCTGCACATCCTGGAGTCCTTCTTCCGTCGAGAGAAATATCCCAACCTGCCTGAGGCTGAAATGCTGTCGGGGATGACGGGACTCACCTATCAACAG ATCCGGATTTGGTTCCAGAATAGAAGGGGGAAGCACCGGAGACTTTACACTGGAGACGGGACACCTGGGAGCAGTCTCTGTACCCTGCAG ACCCAGTGCTGTGCACACTCCTGCAATGATCCTTTCTCCCTGTTTCATTGGCCAGCACTTCCTGGATCCCCAGGACCTGATCCAGGGATGCAGTGGGCTCTGCAGGGACCAGAAAGTTCTGCCTTTGACTCCAGAATtaacctgcctcccctcccacccccctccacgCCTACGGATTTCCAAGCCTGCAACACATGGGCCCCACAGACCAGCATAGGaacctctcccactgctgtgCACCCTGTGACCATCAACTCCAGCTTCCTCCACTTCTCTCAGATTCAGTCCATGGAGTCTCTGGAGCTGTCACAGTTGATCAATGCCGGTGACTCTCTGCTCTCTTCATTCTGTATGGATTCCCAAGGGAATTCACAGTGGGGGCCCAACCATGGGGATAGCCAGCCCTGGTGA